The proteins below are encoded in one region of Penicillium psychrofluorescens genome assembly, chromosome: 4:
- a CDS encoding uncharacterized protein (ID:PFLUO_005942-T1.cds;~source:funannotate), whose product MPFTKTVKSDAYFSRYQTKYRRRREGKTDYYARKRLITQAKNKYNAPKYRMVVRFTNRDIITQIVYSEISGDKVFASAYAHELKRYGITQGLTNWSAAYATGLLLARRTLKKLGLDEDFKGVEEADGEYTLTEAAETDDGERRPFKAFLDVGLVRTSSGARVFGAMKGASDGGIFIPHSEKRFPGFDIETEELDADTLRNYIFGGHVSEYMETLADEDEERFKSQFTKYVEEEIDAGDLEEIYQEAHKAIREDPFKKDEDEEPKKSKDEWKAEAKKYKVPKLSHAQRKARVQEKIRELAA is encoded by the exons ATG CCTTTCACCAAGACCGTCAAGAGCGACGCCTACTTCAG TCGCTACCAGACTAAgtaccgccgccgccgcgaggGCAAGACCGACTACTATGCCCGCAAGCGCCTGATCACCCAGGCCAAGAACAAGTACAATGCGCCCAAGTACCGCATGGTCGTCCGCTTCACCAACcgcgacatcatcacccaGATCGTCTACTCCGAGATCTCCGGTGACAAGGTCTTCGCCTCGGCCTACGCCCACGAGCTGAAGCGCTACGGCATCACCCAGGGTCTGACCAACTGGTCCGCTGCCTACGCCACcggtctgctgctggcccgCCGCACCCTCAAGAAGCTGGGTCTGGACGAGGACTTCAAGGGTgtcgaggaggccgatggTGAGTACACTCTCaccgaggccgccgagaccGATGACGGCGAGCGCCGCCCCTTCAAGGCTTTCCTTGATGTTGGTCTGGTCCGCACCTCCTCCGGTGCCCGTGTCTTCGGTGCCATGAAGGGTGCCTCGGACGGTGGTATCTTCATCCCCCACTCCGAGAAGCGTTTCCCCGGTTTCGAcatcgagaccgaggagctggatgccgaCACCCTCCGCAACTACATCTTCGGTGGCCACGTCTCTGAGTACATGGAGACCCttgccgacgaggatgaggagcgTTTCAAGTCCCAGTTCACCAAGtacgtcgaggaggagatcgacgCCGGTGACCTCGAGGAGATCTACCAGGAGGCCCACAAGGCCATCCGCGAGGACCCCTTcaagaaggatgaggacgaggagcccaagaagtccaaggATGAGTggaaggccgaggccaagAAGTACAAGGTCCCCAAGCTCTCCCACGCCCAGCGCAAGGCTCGCGTCCAGGAGAAGATCCGCGAGCTCGCTGCTTAA
- a CDS encoding uncharacterized protein (ID:PFLUO_005943-T1.cds;~source:funannotate) — protein sequence MAETKRPVGLLFDIGGVCVVSPFQAILDYELSKNIPPGWVNFSISRTSPHGSWHQLERGEIPMDANFFAAFNRDLRNPDLWKQFHEWLANKKDQPPPDRTPPLPEVDAEWLFWEMMRISRTPDSYMYPALKKLRASGQFVMGALSNTTKFPEGHPYTKDVSGVKSQFDFFISSAHTGLRKPDPKIYQVAIQEMDAEAKKRGFSGVNPADIVFLDDIGENLKAAKKAGIRTLKVTLGKTDEAVRELEKITGLQLLEADKARL from the exons ATGGCAGAGACCAAGCGGCCGGTGGGCCTTCTCTTCGACATTGGCGGAGTTTGT GTCGTCTCCCCATTCCAGGCTATCCTCGACTACGAGCTGTCGAAGAACATTCCTCCGGGATGGGTCAATTTCAGTATTTCCCGAACCTCGCCGCACGGTAGCTGGCATCAGCTGGAACGAGGCGAGATCCCCATGGACGCCAACTTCTTCGCCGCATTCAACAGAGACCTGCGGAACCCCGACCTGTGGAAGCAGTTTCACGAGTGGCTCGCGAATAAAAAAGACCAACCGCCCCCGGATCGGACGCCTCCATTGCCCGAGGTCGACGCCGAATGGCTCTTCTGGGAGATGATGCGGATCTCACGCACTCCCGACTCGTACATGTACCccgcgctgaagaagctaAGAGCGTCGGGTCAGTTCGTGATGGGGGCTTTGTCGAATACGACCAAGTTTCCCGAGGGGCATCCGTACACGAAGGATGTGTCCGGCGTCAAGTCGCAGTTTGATTTTTTCATCTCGTCGGCGCATACCGGTCTGCGCAAGCCAGACCCGAAGATCTACCAGGTCGCgatccaggagatggatgccGAGGCGAAGAAACGGGGGTTTTCGGGGGTGAACCCGGCGGATATTGTCTTCCTGGATGATATAGGAGAGAACCTCAAGGCCGCCAAGAAGGCTGGGATACGCACTCTCAAGGTGACGCTGGGCAAGACAGACGAGGCCGTgcgggagctggagaagatcacgGGTTTGCAGCTGCTAGAGGCGGACAAGGCAAGGCTCTAG